The following are encoded together in the Paludisphaera mucosa genome:
- the ftsH gene encoding ATP-dependent zinc metalloprotease FtsH has product MNRLPHLLSHRNRRGRRNLGLLATAVALGLAAAFGLAALLQPPVRDLSYGRFRKTLVDGGVASARVGPTAIEGRLAAPAAGAPGPRYRVSRLGMEHDEDLIRLLEAHVPGGDYDAESAPSAAWSTALPTAMFLMMIAVLSLVVARSGGMGSALAFSKSRPRVYGADERRITFENVAGHDEVVAELREVVDFLRTPGRFHSLGGRIPKGVLLVGAPGTGKTLLARAVAGEAGVPYFSLSGSDFVELFVGVGAARVRSLFARAQAEAPSLIFIDELDAIGKARGAGGSGGHDERDQTLNQLLVEMDGFDADRGVILLAATNRPETLDPALVRPGRFDRQVVVDRPDLVGREQILAVHSRVVPLADGLNLRQIAAMTPGFVGADLANLVNEAALLAARRGKEQVGQPEFEDGIERLIAGPEKRQRLLLPDEKRRIAYHEAGHALVARSLPQTDPVHKVSIVGRGAAALGYTLYRPEDDRFLHTRTALQNAICCLLGGTLAEEIALGETSDGCTSDLSRATEIASRMVLDFGMSPVLGRLRYTAERDAPRPGGPAPDRAYSEQTAREIDLEVRRIVDEALAKARRILEERREALDRVAARLIERESINAVELDELLAA; this is encoded by the coding sequence ATGAATCGCCTCCCGCACCTGCTCTCGCACCGCAACCGGCGAGGCCGCCGGAACCTGGGGCTGCTCGCGACGGCCGTCGCGCTCGGCCTGGCGGCGGCCTTCGGGCTCGCGGCCCTCCTCCAACCCCCGGTCCGGGACCTCTCCTACGGCCGCTTCCGCAAGACGCTGGTCGACGGCGGCGTGGCCTCGGCCCGGGTCGGCCCGACCGCGATCGAAGGCCGCCTGGCCGCGCCCGCGGCCGGCGCCCCGGGGCCCCGCTACCGGGTCTCCCGGCTGGGCATGGAGCACGACGAGGACCTGATCCGCCTGCTGGAGGCGCACGTCCCCGGCGGCGACTACGACGCCGAGTCGGCCCCCTCGGCCGCGTGGTCGACGGCCCTGCCGACGGCCATGTTCCTGATGATGATCGCCGTCCTCTCGCTGGTCGTCGCGCGATCGGGGGGGATGGGCTCGGCGCTGGCGTTCAGCAAGAGCCGGCCGCGGGTCTACGGCGCCGACGAGCGCCGGATCACCTTCGAGAACGTCGCCGGCCACGACGAGGTCGTCGCCGAGCTGCGCGAGGTCGTCGACTTCCTCCGCACGCCCGGCAGGTTCCACTCGCTGGGCGGGCGGATCCCCAAGGGCGTCCTGCTCGTCGGCGCGCCCGGCACGGGCAAGACCCTGCTGGCCCGCGCCGTGGCGGGCGAGGCCGGCGTCCCGTACTTCTCGCTCTCGGGCTCGGACTTCGTCGAGCTGTTCGTCGGCGTGGGCGCCGCCAGGGTCCGCAGCCTCTTCGCCAGGGCCCAGGCCGAGGCCCCGTCCCTGATCTTCATCGACGAGCTCGACGCCATCGGCAAGGCCCGAGGCGCGGGGGGCTCGGGGGGCCACGACGAGCGCGACCAGACCCTGAACCAGCTCCTCGTCGAGATGGACGGCTTCGACGCCGACCGGGGCGTGATCCTGCTGGCCGCCACGAACCGCCCCGAGACCCTCGACCCCGCGCTGGTGCGCCCCGGCCGCTTCGACCGCCAGGTGGTCGTCGACCGGCCCGACCTCGTCGGCCGCGAGCAGATCCTCGCGGTCCACTCGCGCGTCGTCCCCCTGGCCGACGGCCTGAACCTCCGCCAGATCGCCGCGATGACCCCCGGATTCGTGGGCGCCGACCTGGCGAACCTCGTCAACGAGGCCGCGCTGCTGGCGGCGAGGCGGGGCAAGGAGCAGGTCGGCCAGCCCGAGTTCGAGGACGGCATCGAGCGCCTGATCGCCGGCCCCGAGAAGCGCCAGCGGCTGCTCCTCCCCGACGAGAAGCGGCGGATCGCCTACCACGAGGCGGGCCACGCCTTGGTCGCGCGCAGCCTCCCCCAGACCGACCCGGTCCACAAGGTCTCGATCGTGGGCCGGGGGGCCGCGGCCCTGGGCTACACGCTCTACCGCCCCGAGGACGACCGCTTCCTGCACACCCGCACGGCCCTGCAGAACGCGATCTGCTGCCTGCTGGGGGGCACCCTCGCCGAGGAGATCGCGCTCGGGGAGACGTCCGACGGCTGCACCAGCGACCTGAGCCGGGCGACCGAGATCGCCTCGCGGATGGTGCTGGACTTCGGCATGAGCCCCGTCCTGGGCCGCCTCCGCTACACGGCCGAGCGCGACGCGCCCCGCCCCGGCGGCCCGGCCCCCGACCGCGCCTACAGCGAGCAGACCGCCCGCGAGATCGACCTGGAGGTCCGCCGGATCGTCGACGAGGCCCTGGCCAAGGCCCGGCGCATCCTGGAGGAGCGTCGCGAGGCCCTCGACCGCGTGGCCGCCCGCCTCATCGAGCGCGAGTCCATCAACGCCGTCGAGCTGGACGAACTGCTGGCCGCCTGA
- a CDS encoding SGNH/GDSL hydrolase family protein produces the protein MNTRAHGQTPSKPATRGGALSFLSCLAVLAASAFGPENDWLRVARGKTRIGRELRGVETRGYYEALIDANRGPAAEAVAEPPPGWIPFGAAGIVEPIPTYLRWRMRPNLDLVWNGVPFRTNSRGYRTPEVASPKPEGVFRVVVFGSSNTMGHGVGDDDAYPRLLERWLNESFATGRRIEVVNLAVSGDSPSRRLARMIEEGEGSEPDWILCDATVLDPALEAAHLETVVRADPPTPIPPALHFVTEALARAGASPSDTVDAFRLKIRHEAEPLLEEAYKGWAEYARRTGVPLTVVVIPRADEKLDNAVLDRIMHAAIRHHRLDVLDLGDAFRDLAAEEFRVSPWDKHPSVRGHRAIFEAFRSALLARGTLPGLDLDD, from the coding sequence ATGAACACGCGCGCCCACGGCCAGACGCCCTCGAAGCCCGCGACCCGGGGCGGGGCCCTCTCGTTCCTGTCTTGCCTGGCCGTGCTGGCGGCCTCGGCGTTCGGGCCCGAGAACGACTGGCTCCGCGTGGCCCGGGGGAAGACCCGGATCGGCCGCGAACTCCGCGGCGTGGAGACGCGGGGCTACTACGAGGCGCTCATCGACGCCAACCGCGGGCCGGCCGCCGAGGCCGTCGCGGAGCCCCCCCCGGGCTGGATCCCCTTCGGCGCCGCCGGGATCGTCGAGCCGATCCCGACCTACCTCCGCTGGCGGATGCGGCCGAACCTCGACCTCGTCTGGAACGGCGTCCCCTTCCGGACCAACTCCCGGGGCTACCGGACGCCCGAGGTCGCCTCGCCCAAGCCCGAGGGGGTCTTCCGCGTCGTGGTCTTCGGGTCCTCGAACACGATGGGCCACGGCGTCGGCGACGACGACGCCTATCCCCGCCTGCTCGAACGCTGGCTGAACGAATCCTTCGCCACGGGCCGCCGGATCGAGGTCGTGAACCTCGCCGTCTCGGGCGACTCCCCCTCGCGGCGGCTGGCGCGGATGATCGAGGAGGGCGAGGGATCCGAGCCCGACTGGATCCTCTGCGACGCCACCGTCCTCGACCCGGCCCTGGAGGCCGCGCACCTGGAGACCGTGGTGCGGGCCGACCCGCCGACGCCCATCCCCCCCGCCCTGCACTTCGTGACCGAGGCGCTCGCGCGGGCGGGCGCGTCCCCCTCCGACACGGTCGACGCCTTCCGCCTCAAGATCCGCCACGAGGCCGAGCCCCTGCTCGAAGAGGCGTACAAGGGCTGGGCCGAGTACGCGCGGCGGACCGGCGTCCCGCTGACGGTGGTCGTCATCCCCCGGGCCGACGAGAAGCTGGACAACGCCGTCCTGGACAGGATCATGCACGCGGCGATCCGCCACCACCGGCTGGACGTCCTGGACCTCGGCGACGCGTTCCGCGACCTGGCCGCCGAGGAGTTCCGCGTCTCCCCCTGGGACAAGCACCCCAGCGTCCGCGGCCACCGCGCGATCTTCGAAGCCTTCCGCTCCGCCCTGCTGGCGCGGGGGACGCTCCCGGGCCTGGACCTGGACGATTGA
- a CDS encoding GspE/PulE family protein, which produces MHPTNAPSSHAAPTAGAAPEPAALSSEDAVLAAVLVKNGVLTDDQIQEARRFGEEHRRDLKQAILEMNLISPERLNQLAFERLRALAQTDEPEAPAPAAPEGPGTTAILILPDRNQVQRDVRKELQDLTQTVPVPALVGQILERAIDCRATDIHFDSLDNGLRVRYRIDGQLQDILFIESAVAAAALSRVKVMSNLNIVERRHSQDGRITIMYNSKPRDLRVATFPTIYGEKIVIRIHEVLTDVVGFHHLGMNKSQAEVMDRLIVQPYGAVLVAGPVGAGKTSTLYNCLERINSPLRNVMTIEDPIEHRMPGVNQTQVGSNPGEMTFSEGLRALLRQDPDIVMIGEIRDEETARIGIRAALTGVLVFSTLHGSDAPSTISNLYNFGIPGYQLSSSLLAIVSQRLVRKICPNCRVCYTPDEKLLLSLELDPDEHAGAQLYRGTGCPACFQTGYIGRTGVFEIMMIGEELRDLIFQQIPRDVLRRVAVDLGMRTLKQSAVDKILEGVTTVEEVYRVVSF; this is translated from the coding sequence ATGCATCCCACCAACGCTCCGTCGTCCCATGCGGCCCCGACGGCGGGCGCCGCCCCCGAACCCGCCGCGCTCTCGTCCGAGGACGCGGTGCTGGCCGCCGTCCTGGTCAAGAACGGCGTCCTGACCGACGACCAGATCCAGGAGGCCCGCCGCTTCGGGGAGGAGCACCGCCGCGACCTCAAGCAGGCCATCCTGGAGATGAACCTCATCTCCCCCGAGCGGCTCAACCAGCTCGCCTTCGAGCGGCTGCGGGCCCTGGCCCAGACCGACGAGCCCGAGGCCCCCGCCCCGGCGGCCCCGGAAGGGCCCGGCACGACGGCCATCCTCATCCTCCCCGACCGCAACCAGGTCCAGCGCGACGTCCGCAAGGAGCTTCAGGACCTGACCCAGACGGTCCCCGTCCCGGCGCTGGTCGGCCAGATCCTCGAGCGCGCCATCGACTGCCGCGCCACCGACATCCACTTCGACTCGCTCGACAACGGCCTGCGCGTCCGCTACCGCATCGACGGCCAGCTCCAGGACATCCTCTTCATCGAGTCGGCCGTCGCCGCCGCGGCGCTCAGCCGCGTCAAGGTCATGTCCAACCTCAACATCGTGGAGCGCCGGCACTCGCAGGACGGCCGCATCACGATCATGTACAACAGCAAGCCCCGCGACCTCCGCGTGGCCACCTTCCCGACGATCTACGGCGAGAAGATCGTCATCCGCATCCACGAGGTGCTCACCGACGTCGTCGGCTTCCACCACTTGGGCATGAACAAGTCCCAGGCCGAGGTCATGGACCGCCTCATCGTCCAGCCCTACGGCGCGGTGCTGGTCGCCGGCCCGGTCGGCGCCGGCAAGACCTCGACGCTCTACAACTGCCTCGAGCGGATCAACTCGCCGCTCCGCAACGTCATGACGATCGAGGACCCGATCGAGCACCGGATGCCCGGCGTCAACCAGACCCAGGTCGGCTCCAACCCCGGCGAGATGACCTTCAGCGAGGGCCTCCGCGCCCTCCTGCGGCAGGACCCCGACATCGTCATGATCGGCGAGATCCGCGATGAGGAGACCGCCCGCATCGGCATCCGCGCGGCGCTCACCGGCGTCTTGGTCTTCAGCACCCTCCACGGCTCGGACGCCCCCAGCACGATCAGCAATCTTTACAATTTCGGCATCCCCGGCTATCAGCTTTCCAGCAGCCTTTTGGCCATCGTCTCGCAGCGCCTGGTCCGCAAGATCTGCCCCAACTGCCGGGTCTGCTACACCCCCGACGAGAAGCTCCTGCTCTCCCTGGAACTCGACCCCGACGAGCACGCCGGGGCCCAGCTCTACCGCGGCACCGGCTGCCCCGCCTGCTTCCAGACCGGGTACATCGGCCGCACCGGGGTCTTCGAGATCATGATGATCGGCGAGGAGTTGCGCGACCTGATCTTCCAGCAGATCCCCCGGGACGTCCTGCGGCGTGTAGCGGTCGATCTGGGAATGCGAACTTTGAAGCAGTCCGCGGTCGATAAGATTCTGGAAGGGGTCACCACGGTGGAGGAGGTCTACCGCGTGGTGTCCTTCTGA
- a CDS encoding class I SAM-dependent methyltransferase — MRDHNKAFCRLVAETFDCPAPIVEFGSYQVEGQEGYANLRGMFAGKPFIGCDMRPGPGVDRIEDVSAVAMPDASAGAVLCLETFEHVFEVRRAFDEVFRILKPGGVFVITSPLNFRIHAYPDDYWRMTPSCLKRMMRPYDARIVGSQGFRSFPHSVMAMGIKAPAPADFQDRARDLIAGYRRFLAEAEAATPFGLKIRRRLGRLYRSKGERQQAAGYYHSEFGVETGAESVAATAPAQRELRVDQAVNGSPIPMIHDTKGQGAWRHPSIVF; from the coding sequence ATGCGAGACCACAACAAGGCGTTCTGCCGCCTTGTGGCCGAGACCTTCGACTGCCCGGCGCCGATCGTGGAGTTCGGCTCGTACCAGGTCGAGGGTCAGGAAGGCTACGCCAATCTTCGGGGCATGTTCGCGGGCAAGCCCTTCATCGGCTGCGACATGCGGCCCGGGCCGGGGGTCGACCGGATCGAGGACGTCTCGGCCGTGGCCATGCCCGACGCCTCCGCCGGCGCGGTGCTCTGCCTGGAGACCTTCGAACACGTCTTCGAGGTCCGCCGCGCCTTCGACGAGGTCTTCCGGATCCTCAAGCCGGGGGGCGTCTTCGTCATCACCTCGCCCCTGAACTTCCGGATCCACGCCTACCCCGACGACTACTGGCGGATGACCCCGAGCTGCCTGAAGCGGATGATGCGGCCCTACGACGCCCGGATCGTCGGCTCGCAGGGCTTCCGGTCGTTCCCGCACTCGGTCATGGCCATGGGGATCAAGGCCCCCGCCCCGGCCGACTTCCAGGACCGCGCCCGCGACCTGATCGCCGGCTACCGCCGCTTCCTCGCCGAGGCCGAGGCCGCGACGCCGTTCGGCCTGAAGATCCGCCGGCGGCTGGGCCGGCTCTACCGCTCCAAGGGCGAGCGCCAGCAGGCGGCGGGCTACTACCACTCCGAATTCGGCGTGGAGACCGGGGCCGAGTCGGTGGCCGCGACGGCCCCGGCCCAGCGCGAGCTGCGCGTCGACCAGGCCGTCAACGGTTCCCCCATCCCCATGATCCATGACACCAAGGGCCAAGGCGCATGGCGGCATCCCTCGATCGTGTTCTGA
- a CDS encoding ROK family protein — protein sequence MIGVDLGGTKIMAGVVAPDNRILGRGKRNTPAKEGGPAILKTMLECIDEALAEAGVARGDVVAAGIGSPGPLDVDAGVILFSANLSVKNYPIGPELSAALGVPVRLQNDVRVGGYGEFMLGAGRGYTDLITAFVGTGIGGCLILNGRIVAGSTNNAGEIGHVVVKAGGPRCGCGSKGCMEAFASKTAMANRLVKAAKKRDCPLGEKILRKGRLKSGDLAQAVRDKDEVAVREVERAAFYLGVGLGGLVNVFGPQVVVIGGGVTQALGQPYLDMVADSARQQIITDPDKTIKFVQATLGDDAGVLGASLFAREMMAQG from the coding sequence GTGATCGGCGTCGATCTGGGCGGGACGAAAATCATGGCGGGCGTGGTCGCCCCCGACAACCGGATCCTCGGGCGGGGCAAGCGCAACACGCCGGCCAAGGAAGGGGGCCCGGCCATCCTGAAGACCATGCTGGAGTGCATCGACGAGGCCCTCGCCGAGGCCGGCGTGGCGCGGGGCGACGTCGTCGCGGCGGGGATCGGCTCGCCCGGCCCGCTCGACGTCGACGCCGGCGTGATCCTCTTCAGCGCCAACCTGAGCGTCAAGAACTACCCGATCGGCCCCGAGCTGTCGGCCGCCCTGGGCGTGCCGGTGCGGCTCCAGAACGACGTCCGGGTCGGCGGCTACGGCGAGTTCATGCTGGGCGCCGGCCGGGGCTACACCGACCTGATCACCGCGTTCGTCGGCACCGGCATCGGCGGCTGCCTGATCCTCAACGGCCGGATCGTCGCCGGCTCGACCAACAACGCCGGCGAGATCGGCCACGTCGTCGTCAAGGCCGGCGGCCCCCGCTGCGGCTGCGGCTCGAAGGGCTGCATGGAGGCCTTCGCAAGCAAGACGGCCATGGCCAACCGGCTCGTCAAGGCCGCCAAGAAGCGCGACTGCCCGCTGGGCGAGAAGATCCTCCGCAAGGGACGCCTCAAGAGCGGCGACCTGGCGCAGGCCGTCCGCGACAAGGACGAGGTCGCCGTCCGCGAAGTCGAGCGCGCGGCGTTCTACCTCGGAGTGGGCCTGGGCGGGCTGGTCAACGTCTTCGGGCCCCAGGTCGTGGTGATCGGCGGCGGCGTGACCCAGGCCCTGGGCCAGCCGTACCTCGACATGGTCGCCGATTCCGCCCGCCAGCAGATCATCACCGACCCGGACAAGACGATCAAGTTCGTCCAGGCCACCC
- a CDS encoding ATP-binding protein, whose protein sequence is MSYRSFKHLLGETSLERKCRFIFGLGIFLLVVVSFLLYGLKTESLVKSQTTQQARMLVNPTLKDIHYKKLGNYFFERIIDVLWGDLKPLDDMPDVKATVIRPYADKDPAKQPQDDFERAAMARFLKASVDEEAFVKTGKPRPNFYTFADGTRMWDERITPDQQQYQYIQAVTFKPSCLMDCHSSEDAGGEGFEGGGTVHIDNHHLWKLAADGRHNVRVKAGDLAGAVVVRVPMKQTRLAINNNRAVLIAAALVTAVLAMVSSYMIVRYVIVKPVKHLRDVSDAIAAGRLNIRSQIQTGDEFEDLSHAFNRMLHNLVAMQQELRDVNGDLDHKVDELAQANMALYEMNRIKSDFLATMSHELRTPLNSIIGFSEVLGGNENLNDRQRRYVGNIQTSGKMLLGMINDILDLAKIESGKMEVRSEDFSIRDVCEALTNLTRPMADRKDVALECRLDEAIPLLRQDPGKIRQILYNLLSNAIKFTPEGGRVTLRARTDGRFVVLEVEDTGIGIAEEEREVVFEKFRQAKAPGQADDVLTREHQGTGLGLSIVRELARLLGGEVHLRSQLGRGSTFTVRIPLQLAGNHRFDVNLTDERVDLSKARRIEPQPSFPHLPLSRPQAGGGLGPDPLRGLGKNAPVV, encoded by the coding sequence GTGTCCTATCGCAGCTTCAAGCACCTGCTCGGCGAGACCAGCCTGGAGCGCAAATGCCGCTTCATCTTCGGGCTGGGCATCTTCCTGCTCGTCGTGGTCAGCTTCCTGCTCTACGGCCTGAAGACCGAGAGCCTGGTCAAGAGCCAGACGACCCAGCAGGCGCGGATGCTCGTCAACCCGACGCTCAAGGACATCCACTACAAGAAGCTGGGCAACTACTTCTTCGAGCGGATCATCGACGTCCTCTGGGGCGACCTGAAGCCGCTCGACGACATGCCCGACGTCAAGGCGACGGTCATCCGGCCCTACGCCGACAAGGACCCGGCCAAGCAGCCCCAGGACGACTTCGAACGCGCCGCGATGGCGCGGTTCCTGAAGGCGTCGGTCGACGAGGAGGCGTTCGTCAAGACGGGCAAGCCCCGGCCCAACTTCTACACCTTCGCCGACGGCACCAGGATGTGGGACGAGCGGATCACGCCCGACCAGCAGCAGTACCAGTACATCCAGGCCGTGACCTTCAAGCCCAGCTGCCTGATGGACTGCCACAGCAGCGAGGATGCGGGCGGCGAGGGCTTCGAGGGGGGGGGGACGGTCCACATCGACAACCACCACCTCTGGAAGCTCGCGGCCGACGGCAGGCACAACGTCCGCGTCAAGGCCGGCGACCTCGCCGGGGCCGTCGTCGTCCGGGTGCCGATGAAGCAGACCCGGCTGGCGATCAACAACAACCGCGCCGTGCTGATCGCCGCGGCGCTGGTGACGGCCGTGCTGGCGATGGTCTCGTCGTACATGATCGTCCGCTACGTGATCGTCAAGCCGGTCAAGCACCTGCGCGACGTCTCCGACGCCATCGCCGCCGGCCGGCTCAACATCCGCAGCCAGATCCAGACCGGCGACGAGTTCGAGGACCTCTCCCACGCCTTCAACCGCATGCTCCACAACCTCGTGGCCATGCAGCAGGAGCTGCGCGACGTCAACGGCGACCTCGACCACAAGGTCGACGAGCTGGCCCAGGCCAACATGGCGCTCTACGAGATGAACCGCATCAAGAGCGACTTCCTGGCCACGATGAGCCACGAGCTGCGCACGCCCCTGAACTCGATCATCGGCTTCTCGGAGGTCCTGGGGGGCAACGAGAACCTCAACGATCGCCAGCGGCGGTACGTGGGGAACATCCAGACGTCGGGCAAGATGCTCCTGGGGATGATCAACGACATCCTCGACCTGGCGAAGATCGAGAGCGGCAAGATGGAGGTCCGCAGCGAGGACTTCTCGATCCGCGACGTCTGCGAGGCCCTGACGAACCTGACCCGGCCGATGGCCGACCGCAAGGACGTGGCGCTGGAATGCCGGCTCGACGAGGCCATCCCGCTGCTGCGGCAGGACCCCGGCAAGATCCGCCAGATCCTCTACAACCTGCTCTCGAACGCGATCAAGTTCACGCCCGAGGGGGGCCGCGTGACGCTGCGGGCGCGGACCGACGGCCGGTTCGTGGTGCTGGAGGTCGAGGACACCGGCATCGGCATCGCCGAGGAGGAGCGCGAGGTGGTCTTCGAGAAGTTCCGCCAGGCGAAGGCGCCCGGCCAGGCCGACGACGTGCTGACCCGCGAGCACCAGGGGACCGGCCTGGGCCTGTCGATCGTCCGCGAGCTGGCCCGGCTCCTGGGCGGCGAGGTCCACCTGCGCAGCCAGCTCGGGCGGGGGAGCACGTTCACGGTCCGGATCCCGCTCCAGCTCGCCGGCAACCACCGCTTCGACGTCAACCTCACCGACGAGCGGGTCGACCTCTCCAAGGCCCGCCGGATCGAGCCCCAGCCTTCGTTCCCCCACCTCCCCCTGTCGCGTCCCCAGGCGGGCGGGGGCCTCGGCCCCGACCCGCTCCGGGGCCTCGGCAAGAACGCCCCGGTCGTCTGA
- a CDS encoding HEAT repeat domain-containing protein — MRRSLGAATLVLILVAAQGCGMTTPRNFRKIQHPAPMVRARALSLGDRRPGAQVVPALVGRLDDPDPVVRLAAHEELKQRTGQDFGYLPWEEEPERRAAVERWREWLGGKPPAAVPAPTPQHQPTTQIRRTIRK, encoded by the coding sequence ATGAGACGATCGCTCGGGGCGGCAACGCTGGTCCTGATCCTGGTCGCGGCGCAGGGATGCGGCATGACGACCCCGCGGAACTTCCGCAAGATCCAGCATCCCGCGCCCATGGTCCGCGCCCGGGCGCTCAGCCTGGGCGACCGGCGGCCCGGCGCGCAGGTCGTCCCCGCCCTGGTCGGCCGCCTCGACGACCCCGACCCGGTGGTCCGCCTGGCGGCGCACGAGGAGTTGAAGCAGCGGACCGGCCAGGACTTCGGCTATCTCCCCTGGGAGGAGGAGCCCGAGCGCCGCGCGGCCGTCGAGCGCTGGCGGGAATGGCTGGGCGGCAAGCCGCCGGCGGCCGTCCCGGCGCCGACGCCCCAGCACCAGCCGACGACGCAGATCCGCCGGACCATCCGGAAGTGA
- a CDS encoding alkaline phosphatase family protein, with product MAASLDRVLILGLDGATWNVLDPMRARGVAPNLDALLKGAAHGVLTSVEPPVTTAAWTSMATGCTPARHGVFDHRYYDAASDRMKVNHSGRVRVPNLWRILSDAGRQAACLNVPGLFPPPAIDGVVVSGMDAPHLDAALQGSPGFAARLKAEVPDYTLRYFWKRAPQSLEELQANARLTVESFQGRARGGLLADRMFPSWSALMVQFQNLDPFQHRAWRYLNVDATGIDSPEWNAAAAEVIRGLDRAIGTLCELAAARGAAVMVVSDHGFGPCEGRVDVNRILLDAGVAQGAGIARKLVRRGRQAVDHLRVWKAKRGDPTARSASFDQSVAASFPFDWSRTLAFAPHQDTAAMIYVNSPARRGTTRHAAPLFTPREVDEARDAAAGALAEALHPETGRRLFPRIIATADAYGIDPAREGYPDLIALPDAPFWVRTKLAGTGPGDWVHADPNLTGTHRPEGVVAIAGAGLAPGRNLNAQLIDAAPTVLNLLGLPVPPHMEGSPIGVGRPRPTERLDEPTKQPIGGPHQPAFEYTDEEQAILERRLADLGYLE from the coding sequence ATGGCGGCATCCCTCGATCGTGTTCTGATCCTCGGCCTCGACGGCGCCACCTGGAACGTCCTCGACCCGATGCGGGCCCGGGGCGTCGCGCCCAACCTCGACGCCCTCCTGAAGGGCGCGGCGCACGGCGTCCTGACGTCGGTCGAGCCGCCGGTGACGACGGCCGCGTGGACCTCGATGGCCACCGGCTGCACCCCGGCCCGGCACGGCGTCTTCGACCACCGCTACTACGACGCCGCCTCCGACCGCATGAAGGTCAACCACTCCGGCCGCGTCCGCGTCCCCAACCTCTGGCGGATCCTGAGCGACGCCGGCCGGCAGGCCGCCTGCCTCAACGTCCCCGGCCTCTTCCCGCCGCCCGCGATCGATGGCGTCGTCGTCTCGGGCATGGACGCGCCCCACCTCGACGCCGCGCTGCAGGGCTCGCCCGGGTTCGCCGCCCGGCTCAAGGCCGAGGTCCCCGACTATACGCTCCGCTACTTCTGGAAGCGCGCGCCCCAGTCGCTGGAGGAGCTGCAGGCCAACGCCCGGCTCACCGTCGAGAGCTTCCAGGGCCGCGCCCGGGGGGGCCTGCTCGCCGACCGGATGTTCCCGAGCTGGTCGGCGCTCATGGTCCAGTTCCAGAACCTGGACCCGTTCCAGCACCGCGCCTGGCGGTACCTGAACGTGGACGCGACCGGGATCGACTCGCCCGAATGGAACGCCGCCGCCGCGGAGGTGATCCGCGGCCTCGACCGCGCCATCGGCACGCTCTGCGAGCTGGCCGCGGCGCGGGGGGCGGCCGTGATGGTCGTCAGCGACCACGGCTTCGGCCCGTGCGAGGGCCGGGTGGACGTCAACCGGATCCTGCTCGACGCCGGGGTCGCCCAGGGGGCGGGGATCGCCCGCAAGCTGGTCCGCCGCGGCCGGCAGGCCGTCGACCACCTCCGCGTCTGGAAGGCCAAGCGCGGCGACCCGACGGCGCGGTCGGCCTCGTTCGACCAGTCGGTCGCCGCGTCGTTCCCGTTCGACTGGTCGCGGACGCTGGCCTTCGCCCCGCACCAGGACACGGCGGCGATGATCTACGTGAACTCCCCCGCGCGGCGCGGGACCACCCGCCACGCCGCCCCGCTGTTCACCCCCCGCGAGGTCGACGAGGCCCGCGACGCCGCCGCCGGGGCCCTCGCCGAGGCCCTGCACCCGGAGACGGGCCGTCGCCTCTTCCCGCGCATCATCGCCACGGCCGACGCCTACGGGATCGACCCGGCCCGGGAAGGCTACCCCGACCTCATCGCCCTGCCCGACGCCCCCTTCTGGGTCCGCACCAAGCTGGCCGGGACCGGGCCCGGCGACTGGGTCCACGCCGACCCGAACCTCACCGGCACCCACCGCCCCGAAGGGGTCGTGGCCATCGCCGGCGCGGGGCTCGCGCCCGGCCGAAACCTGAACGCCCAGCTGATCGACGCGGCTCCGACGGTCCTGAACCTGCTCGGCCTGCCGGTCCCGCCCCACATGGAAGGCTCGCCCATCGGCGTCGGTCGCCCCAGGCCCACCGAACGCCTCGACGAGCCGACGAAGCAGCCGATCGGCGGCCCCCACCAGCCCGCCTTCGAATACACCGACGAGGAGCAGGCGATCCTCGAACGGCGGCTCGCGGACCTCGGCTACCTGGAGTGA
- a CDS encoding Fur family transcriptional regulator, protein MSKTQTDDLTPLDVPESPEDKFREFLEIRGEKLTDPRRTLVRHIYSSHKHFDADELVRDLHDAGHAISRSTVYRTLRLLVEAGLLRELRLTNRSAYEHDYGYPAHDHLHCTVCNRVVEFRNEEILKLRDEVSRAHGFRATGHRFLITGVCSKCDRSHSPRRRLDLI, encoded by the coding sequence GTGTCGAAGACCCAGACCGACGACTTGACCCCGCTCGACGTCCCGGAATCCCCCGAAGACAAGTTCCGCGAATTCCTGGAGATCCGGGGCGAGAAGCTGACCGACCCCCGGCGCACGCTCGTTCGGCACATCTACAGCAGCCACAAGCACTTCGACGCCGACGAGCTGGTACGCGACCTCCACGACGCCGGCCACGCCATCAGCCGGTCGACCGTCTACCGGACCCTCCGCCTGCTGGTCGAGGCCGGGCTCCTGCGCGAGCTGCGGCTGACCAACCGCTCGGCCTACGAGCACGACTACGGCTACCCCGCGCACGACCACCTGCACTGCACCGTGTGCAACCGCGTGGTCGAGTTCCGCAACGAGGAGATCCTCAAGCTCCGCGACGAGGTCAGCCGCGCCCACGGCTTCCGCGCCACCGGCCACCGCTTCCTCATCACCGGCGTCTGCTCGAAGTGCGACCGCTCCCACAGCCCCCGCCGCCGCCTCGACCTGATCTGA